In Candida orthopsilosis Co 90-125, chromosome 4 draft sequence, a single genomic region encodes these proteins:
- a CDS encoding Dnm1 dynamin-related GTPase, with product MSFQDLIPVVNKLQDIVTTTQLADIDLPILAVVGSQSCGKSSVLENIVGRDFLPRGTGIVTRRPLVLQLINVKEDDPIVTKYQQKSMKKSDHDDDGSDGPESEEVNLEEHIRKMNGGKSKGGKKSTTRVEWGEFLHIPNKRFYNFNAIRKEIESETLRIAGENKGISRLPINLKIYSPNVLNLTLVDLPGLTKIPIGDQPTDIERQTRNLILEYISKPNCIILAVSPANVDLVNSESLKLARQVDPTGKRTVGILTKLDLMDQGTNAVDILKGNVYPLKLGFIGIVNRSQQDISENKSLDDSLYSEEQFFANHPAYRAMANKCGTKYLAQTLNKILMNHIRDRLPDIKAKLNTLMGQTEHELASYGEMPNIGDSREARGAMILTLMTKFANGFINSIEGNSVNEIDTKELCGGARIYYIYNEVFGSTLASINPTHNLSVQDIRTAIRNSTGPRPSLFVPELAFDLLVKPQISLLESPSQRCVELVYEELMKILHSVCTSSIGPELNRYPRLQNRLIEVVSDLLRERLGPTIKYVESLIEIHRAYINTNHPNFVGAAKAMSEVVAERQKQKEQESNSKLRLATQRILGKKMKNSAIEENVEDVEEEDEEDIDEAVQRMKEDLNSVDDRIDEQPKHKRSFSNRSRAEHSNHSHSHHQSNESYLNYFLGKDPIVHQQQLQAQAQLHPTPFKFPHPQETTLQFNTQFVNNGVITSPQQQHHTQTQHSSPSINGHVSHDFNKLSLDESNDASSTSFEGDTAILELTEREQMECELIRRLIISYFSIVREMIQDQVPKSIMCLLVNYVKQQIQNRLVVKLYNDSLFDELLQEDEGIQAEREKCVELLKTYKEASKIISDVV from the coding sequence ATGTCTTTTCAGGATCTTATACCTGTGGTTAACAAGTTGCAAGATATTGTAACCACCACCCAATTGGCTGATATCGATTTACCTATTTtggctgttgttggatCTCAATCTTGTGGTAAATCTTCGGTGCTAGAAAATATTGTTGGTAGGGACTTTTTACCTAGAGGTACTGGTATTGTTACACGTAGGCCTTTAGttttacaattgattaatgtTAAAGAAGATGATCCAATAGTCACTAAATATCAACAgaaactgatgaagaagagtGACCACGACGACGATGGCTCTGATGGTCCAGAGCTGGAAGAAGTCAATTTGGAGGAACATATTAGGAAAATGAATGGTGGTAAATCCAAAGGAGGTAAAAAATCCACAACTCGTGTTGAATGGGGTGAGTTTTTGCACATCCCGAACAAACgtttttacaatttcaatgcaattagaaaagaaattgaaagtgaAACTTTAAGAATTGCTGGAGAAAATAAAGGGATTAGTAGATTACCTATCAACCTCAAGATTTATTCTCCCAATGTATTGAATTTAACTTTGGTTGATTTACCTGGATTAACCAAGATCCCCATTGGTGATCAACCCACTGATATTGAAAGgcaaacaagaaatttgattttggagtACATTTCCAAACCAAATTGTATAATATTGGCTGTTTCTCCTGCTAATGTAGATTTGGTCAATTCGGAATCCTTGAAATTGGCAAGACAAGTTGATCCGACAGGGAAAAGAACCGTGGGGATTTTAACtaaattggatttgatggATCAAGGAACAAATGCAGtggatattttgaaagGGAACGTTTatccattgaaattgggGTTCATTGGTATCGTTAACCGCTCTCAACAAGATATCTCCgaaaacaaatcattgGATGATTCTTTGTACTCTGAAGAACAATTTTTTGCCAATCACCCTGCTTATAGAGCAATGGCCAATAAATGTGGAACCAAATACCTTGCTCAAACATTGAATAAGATCTTGATGAATCATATTAGAGATAGATTACCTGATATTAAggcaaaattgaatacacTTATGGGTCAAACTGAACACGAATTGGCTTCGTATGGAGAAATGCCAAACATTGGTGATTCTAGAGAGGCAAGGGGAGCAATGATTCTTACTCTCATGACTAAATTTGCCAACGGCTTtataaattcaattgaaggTAATTCAgttaatgaaattgatactAAGGAATTGTGTGGTGGTGCTAGAATTTACTACATTTATAATGAAGTTTTTGGATCAACTTTGGCATCAATCAATCCCACCCATAACTTATCGGTTCAAGATATTCGTACTGCAATTAGAAACTCAACCGGTCCAAGACCTTCATTGTTTGTACCGGAATTGGCATTTGACTTATTAGTTAAGCCACAAATTAGCTTATTAGAGTCTCCATCACAAAGATGTGTTGAGTTGGTTTATGAAGAATTAATGAAGATTCTCCACAGTGTTTGCACATCAAGTATTGGACCTGAATTGAATAGGTACCCAAGATTACAAAATAGATTAATAGAAGTTGTGAGTGATTTACTAAGGGAACGTCTTGGGCCAACTATCAAATATGttgaatcattgattgaaatcCATCGTGCCTATATCAACACTAATCATccaaattttgttggtgctgCTAAAGCCATGAGtgaagttgttgctgagcgtcaaaaacaaaaagaacaagaacTGAATAGTAAATTGAGATTGGCCACACAAAGAATCTTGGGcaaaaagatgaaaaataGTGCCATTGAAGAGAATGTAGAGGATGTTGAAGAggaagacgaagaagatattgatgaagctgtGCAAAGGATGAAGGAGGATTTGAattcagttgatgatagAATAGATGAGCAACCAAAGCACAAGAGATCTTTCTCAAATAGATCTAGAGCAGAACATTCCAATCATTCAcattctcatcatcaaagcAACGAATCTTATCTCAACTATTTCCTTGGTAAAGATCCCAttgttcatcaacaacaattacaagCACAAGCCCAATTACATCCAACTCCATTCAAGTTCCCTCATCCTCAGGAAACAACATTGCAATTTAATACacaatttgtcaacaaCGGAGTCATCACCAGtcctcaacaacagcatcaCACCCAAACACAACACTCATCTCCATCAATCAATGGTCACGTCTCCCACGACTTCAATAAATTATCCCTCGATGAATCCAACGATGCgtcatcaacatcattcGAAGGCGACACTGCAATCCTCGAACTAACCGAACGTGAGCAAATGGAATGTGAATTGATTCGTCGGTTAATCATTTCTTATTTCAGTATTGTGCGAGAAATGATTCAAGATCAAGTTCCCAAGTCAATCATGTGTCTCTTGGTGAATTACGTCAagcaacaaattcaaaatagaTTAGTTGTGAAACTATATAACGattcattgtttgatgagTTGTTGCAGGAAGATGAAGGAATTCAAGCTGAACGTGAGAAATGTGttgagttgttgaagacTTATAAAGAAGCTTCGAAGATTATCAGTGATGTGGTGTGA
- a CDS encoding Est3 telomerase subunit — protein sequence MDVSTTPGGGNSDHRKLLYQKYGYDINKLIRTHEKYESKIDSIDTEFNIINEESDKQDYRQLLIQNEPEAYFTKNSAKRSKKRNNDQGFRNFTKVSKSFRNLEDSVKKQDTSWLLKDVLRYIKYRSTKLDPFIIKHFTPKTPAATTAQSFILRIVEFGQPTSSGDITAILSDVTHKICVVFPSKSIFNYLASGGLPFTDAYSINNYLLITKSNLKFATHEFLRTHFNLDYVDPKIRYCVLRVLEFKFMYSVEYLLASRVEGAPPWEKVVNENGSQYEVYDHEDFDLGGGGSIAGGVYGGGYGSSCGGGNGVPKFNRFALKLVYNNEFYRRLCYLKPSER from the coding sequence ATGGACGTTTCCACTACTCCCGGCGGTGGTAATCTGGATCACCGTAAATTACTATATCAGAAATACGGCTACGACATCAATAAATTAATACGAACCCATGAAAAATACGAATCgaaaattgattcaattgatacCGAATTTAACATCATTAATGAAGAATCCGATAAACAAGATTATCGCCAACTACTAATTCAAAATGAGCCTGAAGCTTACTTTACTAAAAATTCAGCAAAGAGATCCAAGAAGAGGAATAATGACCAAGGGTTTAGAAACTTtacaaaagtttcaaaatcgtTCCGTAACTTAGAAGATTCCGTCAAGAAACAAGACACCAGTTGGCTACTTAAAGATGTGTTACGATATATCAAGTATCGATCAACAAAACTCGACCCATTTATAATCAAACATTTCACTCCAAAGACACCCGCCGCCACCACTGCGCAAAGCTTTATTTTAcgaattgttgaatttggtcAGCCTACGAGCCTGGGGGACATAACTGCAATACTCAGTGATGTTACGCACAAGATCTGTGTTGTGTTCCCTAGTAAATCAATCTTCAATTATCTAGCTTCTGGTGGACTACCATTCACTGATGCGtattcaatcaacaactatCTCCTCATcacaaaatccaatttgaaatttgcgACTCACGAGTTTCTCAGGActcatttcaatttggattatGTTGATCCTAAAATCCGGTATTGCGTGTTACGTGTGCTAGAGTTTAAGTTTATGTATAGCGTTGAATACTTACTTGCTAGTCGAGTTGAAGGTGCTCCGCCATGGGAAAAAGTTGTTAACGAGAATGGATCACAGTATGAAGTTTACGATCATGAAGATTTCGATCTTGGTGGAGGGGGGTCTATAGCAGGAGGGGTCTATGGTGGTGGCTATGGTAGTAGCTGTGGGGGCGGCAATGGGGTTCCTAAGTTTAATAGGTTTGCGTTAAAGTTGGTTTATAATAATGAGTTTTACAGAAGGTTGTGTTATTTGAAACCGCTGGAGAGATGA
- a CDS encoding Dnm1 dynamin-related GTPase, translating into MLIAFLANFQLDTDYPSLIVLGLSQRVVSMLDKMKGKRITQLSHQTVRHVIIGTAFVTEKVAKEVCELSLQFPKASINWSSSLLCADNMAYLVEQMFRFSHVMPKGFIGILWTPKSIKYMEPIQSKYLVGEKGNEHTVKLVKYYSDAELMQLMTIYRGKNCFYFY; encoded by the coding sequence ATGCTCATTGCCTTTCTCgccaattttcaattagACACCGATTACCCTAGCCTAATTGTATTAGGGTTGAGCCAAAGAGTTGTATCTATGTTGGACAAGATGAAAGGCAAGAGGATTACACAATTATCGCATCAAACGGTGCGGCACGTGATTATTGGCACAGCCTTTGTGACTGAAaaggttgcaaaagaagtttGTGAGCTTAGTTTGCAATTTCCTAAAGCAAGTATCAATTGGAGTAGCTCCTTGCTATGTGCAGACAACATGGCGTATCTCGTTGAACAAATGTTTAGGTTCAGTCATGTTATGCCAAAAGGATTCATAGGGATACTTTGGACTCCTAAATCTATCAAGTACATGGAGCCCATACAACTGAAATATTTGGTTGGTGAGAAAGGCAATGAGCATACTGTAAAGCTTGTCAAATACTATTCCGATGCTGAACtaatgcaattgatgacAATTTATCGTGGTAAGAACTGCTTCTATTTTTACTAA
- a CDS encoding peptidyl-prolyl cis-trans isomerase encodes MNTRSILFVILIYITTLVTPTVIPHVETFQLSEDEMKHLVDDPKVTHKVTFTISQKQPDSPNMSLLGKLTLALFGEVCPITVDNFYQLSAMTRGYGYKDSQFHRIINNFMIQGGNYDGQGGKSIYGGSFNDENFKLKHDKLGRLSMANAGANTNGGQFFILNVDKTPHLDGKHVVFGQLVGGFDTLMRISTVEVDGDSKPLDSIIIADVETAKLSTDPQNGDELESSAKLEEAKPKEDEAKIEQVVQTSSVYPWLIVLLLIGIVGGTYYRKIHKAERITDIRGNRRF; translated from the coding sequence ATGAATACAAgatcaattttatttgtCATTCTCATATACATAACCACTTTAGTCACACCAACAGTCATCCCGCATGTAGAAACTTTTCAACTTAGCGAAGATGAAATGAAACATTTAGTAGATGACCCCAAAGTTACCCACAAGGTAACATTTACCATTAGTCAAAAACAACCTGATTCTCCCAACATGTCCTTGTTGGGTAAATTAACATTGGCATTATTTGGCGAAGTGTGTCCTATAAcagttgataatttttatCAGTTATCAGCCATGACTCGTGGTTATGGGTACAAAGATAGTCAATTCCATCGtataatcaacaattttatgATTCAAGGTGGAAATTATGATGGTCAAGGTGGTAAGCTGATTTATGGTGGAAgtttcaatgatgaaaattttaaattgaaacatgaTAAATTGGGTCGATTATCAATGGCTAATGCTGGTGCAAATACCAATGGTGGGCAGTTCTTCATTTTAAATGTTGACAAGACCCCACACTTGGATGGGAAACATGTGGTATTCGGCCAATTAGTAGGTGGATTCGATACATTAATGAGAATAAGTAcagttgaagttgatggtgattCAAAGCCTTTGGACCTGATTATTATTGCTGATGTAGAAACTGCAAAATTGAGCACTGATCCACAAAATGGCGATGAATTGGAATCTAGCgcaaaattggaagaagctaaaccaaaagaagatgaagccaaaattgaacaagttgttCAAACTAGTTCAGTTTACCCTTGGCTTATTGTCTTACTTTTGATTGGAATTGTTGGTGGTACTTATTACAGAAAAATTCATAAAGCGGAAAGAATTACTGATATTAGAGGCAATCGACGTTTCTGA
- a CDS encoding Pre3 beta-1 proteasome subunit, producing MNGVKVDINHLKKGEVNLGTSIMAVTFKDGVILGADSRTTTGSYIANRVTDKLTQIHDTIYCCRSGSAADTQAVADMVKYYLQIYSSQLPNGQKPTTNIAANVFQEICYNNKDNLTAGIICAGYDDKYGGSVYSIPIGGSIHKQNYAIAGSGSTFIYGWCNENYKPDMDKDETVEFIKTALAEAIKWDGSSGGVIRMVILTKKGVERLIFYPDEYGVLTKRTE from the coding sequence ATGAACGGAGTCAAAGTGGATataaatcatttgaaaaagggtGAAGTCAACTTGGGTACTTCTATTATGGCTGTTACTTTTAAAGATGGTGTAATTTTGGGGGCTGATTCACGAACTACAACAGGGTCATATATTGCCAATAGAGTCACAGACAAACTAACACAAATACACGATACCATCTACTGCTGTCGTTCAGGTTCAGCTGCCGATACTCAAGCTGTTGCCGATATGGTTAAATActatttacaaatttaCTCATCACAATTACCCAATGGTCaaaaaccaacaacaaatataGCTGCTAATgtatttcaagaaatttgttacaacaacaaggatAATTTAACTGCAGGTATTATATGTGCTGGATATGATGATAAATATGGTGGATCAGTATATTCTATTCCCATTGGTGGGTCAATacataaacaaaattatgCCATTGCTGGAAGTGGATCTACTTTTATTTATGGATGGTGTAACGAGAATTATAAACCGGATATGGACAAAGATGAAACGGTTGAGTTTATCAAGACTGCTTTAGCGGAGGCGATTAAATGGGATGGTTCATCGGGTGGTGTTATAAGAATGGTTATTTTGACGAAAAAGGGAGTTGAGAGATTGATATTCTATCCTGATGAGTATGGTGTATTGACTAAGAGAACTGAGTAG
- a CDS encoding Bat22 branched chain amino acid aminotransferase, whose translation MSAPLDSSKLEINKTTSPKDPLPNSELKFGQSFTDHILEIDWSADYGWHTPTIKPYHNFSMDPATCVLHYSFELFEGLKAYRDSKGQIRTFRPDKNMERMNRSAKRAALPTFDGEEFLKLVDKFLLLEERFVPQGKGFSLYLRPTLIGTSVGLGVSAPTKAKLYLIASPVGPYFGSGFKPVSLEATDYAVRAWPKGVGAYKLGANYVSCIEPQTEAAKRGHSQNLWLFGDDGEITEVGAMNVFFAFKTEDGKSELVTPPLAGMILPGVTRDSTLELAREKLGGDNWVVNERKLTIHEVQEKAQKGKLIEAFGTGTAAIVAPINNIEYQNEHIVVPTVAGGSGEIAAKVNEWIQNIQYGDEEFKDWSRVAK comes from the coding sequence ATGTCAGCTCCGTTAGATTCttccaaattggaaataaacaaaaccaCCAGTCCTAAAGATCCGTTACCAAATTCAGAATTAAAATTTGGTCAATCTTTTACTGACcacattttggaaattgattggtCGGCCGATTATGGATGGCATACACCAACTATTAAACCATACCATAATTTCTCAATGGACCCAGCAACTTGTGTCTTGCATTattcatttgaattatttgaagGTTTAAAGGCATATCGTGATTCCAAAGGTCAAATTCGTACATTCAGACCAGATAAAAACATGGAAAGAATGAATAGATCAGCTAAACGTGCTGCATTGCCTACTTTCGATGGTGAggaatttttgaaattagtTGACAAGTTTCTACTTTTGGAAGAAAGATTTGTACCTCAAGGGAAAGGATTTTCATTATACTTGAGACCAACTTTAATTGGAACTTCTGTTGGATTGGGTGTATCTGCTCCTACTAAGGCCAAATTATACCTTATTGCATCACCAGTGGGACCATATTTCGGATCGGGATTCAAACCAGTTTCTTTAGAAGCTACTGATTATGCCGTACGTGCTTGGCCTAAAGGTGTAGGTGCTTATAAATTAGGTGCCAATTACGTCTCATGTATTGAACCACAAACAGAAGCCGCTAAACGTGGTCATTCTCAAAACTTGTGGTTGTTTGGTGACGATGGAGAAATCACTGAAGTTGGAGCCATGAATGTATTTTTCGCATTCAAGACTGAAGACGGTAAATCTGAATTGGTTACTCCTCCATTAGCAGGGATGATTTTACCAGGAGTCACTCGTGATTCAACTTTGGAATTAGCTAGAGAAAAATTGGGTGGAGATAATTGGGTCGTTAATGAACGTAAATTGACCATTCATGAAGTTCAAGAAAAGGCTCAAAAGggtaaattgattgaagcATTTGGCACTGGAACTGCGGCCATTGTTGCTCCAATTAACAATATTGAATATCAAAACGAACATATTGTTGTCCCTACTGTTGCTGGTGGTAGTGGTGAAATTGCTGCTAAAGTAAATGAATGGATTCAAAACATTCAAtatggtgatgaagaatttaaaGATTGGTCAAGAGTAGCAAAGTAA
- a CDS encoding Ost1 oligosaccharyltransferase produces MLRQLYFTIGFILSIVSATTASPNLYNFEPTWENLHYTRSVDLNRGYVKETDLIDIKNIAPTPQGEYYYTVNDGFNSVSNISFIDVISIDQAIEIDVEEIVASKVYKLKLPAPIAPGSNIEIEVNYVYANTLEPIPKKIKLDELQQLLYKTNKFPFSPYVTKDYTFVLTGMTKGQEMQLASEDLADVLETKDTPELKPRVDQDTLKYGPLVHDIEPFTLKPMGLMYDHNRPLTKVLNLNRSIWVPASDINRVSIEEYYEITNAGAELSSGFSRLEWLKGRYEATRNHWALSHLEIPLKDRNLDDYYYTDKVGVVSSSKNIANFLILQPRFPLFGNWHYNFTLGWSENLDLFIHKSHNNNADNEYIIKFPLLNTVRDVTYDDVYIDFFLPEGSEFVNVASLLPYESVTVDNELSYLDVSKGHVKVTVHFKNLFDDLHKLDLFLIYKYNPTNLYVKVGKIAGFVFVGLISYYLLNIL; encoded by the coding sequence ATGTTGAGGCAGCTCTATTTCACAATTGGATTTATACTATCCATTGTTTCTGCTACCACAGCTTCGCCAAACTTGTACAATTTTGAGCCAACATGGGAAAACCTTCATTATACTCGCTcagttgatttgaatcgAGGATATGTTAAAGAGACGGATTTAATTGATATTAAAAACATTGCACCTACTCCGCAGGGTGAATATTACTACACTGTAAACGATGGGTTTAACAGTGTTAGTAACATCTCATTTATTGATGTTATATCTATTGATCAAGctattgaaattgacgTTGAGGAAATTGTTGCCAGTAAGGTTTACAAGTTGAAGTTGCCTGCTCCTATTGCTCCCGGctcaaatattgaaattgaagtaAATTATGTTTATGCTAATACGTTGGAACCTATTCCtaaaaagatcaaattggatgaattacaacaattgttATACAAGACTAACAAATTTCCATTTTCACCATATGTCACTAAAGATTATACTTTTGTGTTGACCGGTATGACCAAAGGTCAAGAAATGCAATTAGCTTCAGAAGATTTGGCTGATGTTCTTGAGACAAAGGATACTCCAGAGTTGAAACCTAGGGTTGATCAAGATACTTTAAAATATGGTCCTTTGGTCCATGACATTGAACCATTTACTTTAAAACCAATGGGATTAATGTATGATCATAATCGTCCATTAACTAAAGTTCTCAACTTGAACCGATCAATTTGGGTGCCTGCATCAGACATAAATCGggtttcaattgaagagtATTATGAGATTACAAATGCTGGAGCTGAGTTGCTGTCTGGGTTTTCGAGATTGGAATGGTTAAAGGGAAGATACGAAGCTACAAGAAACCATTGGGCTTTAAGCCACTTGGAAATCCCGCTCAAAGATCGTAATTTGGATGACTATTACTATACTGATAAAGTTGGAGTTGtttcaagttcaaaaaaCATTGCTAATTTCTtaattttacaaccaagATTCCCACTTTTTGGTAATTGGCATTACAATTTCACTTTAGGGTGGTCCGAAAATTTGGACTTGTTCATTCACAAGTCACACAATAATAACGCCGACAATGAATATATTATCAAGTTCCCACTATTGAACACTGTCCGTGATGTCACTTATGACGATGTCTATATCGACTTCTTTTTACCTGAAGGTTCCGAATTCGTCAATGTTGCCTCTTTACTTCCATATGAATCAGTCACAGTTGATAATGAACTATCATATTTGGATGTTTCAAAAGGTCATGTTAAAGTCACTGTTCATTTCAAgaatttatttgatgaCTTACATAAATTGGATTTATTCTTGATTTATAAATACAATCCAACTAATCTTTATGTTAAAGTGGGTAAGATTGCTGgatttgtgtttgttggGTTGATTAGTTAttacttgttgaatattttaTAG